GCTGGATGGACCGAACCAAgacaattacaaaatatttggaattaaattggcaaagaCAAAcgtttaagattcaattggtataattataatagatttaaaaatttttcagtaattttcccaaaaaaataggCTCTCTTGTCTCTCTGTCCCCTCAtcactgaaaataaaaataaaacaatgccAAGAGTTCAGAATAATTTATGCAGTATGATCCAAAGCATTAGCAAATTAATTAGAGTATTTTaaagcaaaaatcattttagttTTCTTCAATCCAAGTGCATGGGACACAACGTCTTCCATTGTGGAAGCAAAAAAACATGCCACGTGATTCACGTTCATCTTCTACTTTTTTTCTGGAGGGCCAACAATATTCCCAAGTGCTGTTATGGATGGCTTGCGCAAATAAAGCATTGGGCTTGTTCCACGATGTACCTAactcgagaaaaatgaaagtgatttttgctTCAACAATGAGAGAGATACGACACTCCAACATCGCACCACGattaaagaaattagaaagcAATCACTTTCGCCTTAATAAAAGTGAGCTTTGCTTTCACTATTCTAgattgaaaagatgccaacTCCTTTTCATTAGTCGTAGGATAAATTAGTCCGATGATTTTGCCATTCAAAAAGAGATTTTTGTCGTGAAAAGCGGTTTTCCTTCTCaaaaggagagggaaaaaaagttggaaCATGAGAGCTGGGTCATTGAAAGTTGTTTCATTTGAGGCAacgatttgatttttgtgttcaTCTTGATAgagcaaaaattattaaactaaTACTTGCcccaaaaaattattgaatggATATTACTCTGCTTCCAggcattaaaaattatcaagtagaatctttttttttctttgctcagTTTTAATGTGTTTAAAGGGATCTACAGCAAAAGATCTTGAAGAGTCACCCATTTCGATAATGTTCCCAATGTTtctcatgaaaaaaatgatgactAAATTATCTAACAAACAATTGGAGAAGTCACAATTGGCTACTTTAATTAGTGTTCTCCTCCTATGAAGCTTTGACATTTCTGTTCTTAAGGAAAGGCGGACAAGAAGTCCAAAATCTTGTATATGgaatacaatcaagtcctaaattcAATTAAGTCCCAAACCTTCttcaaaagtacaattgaatcttTTTGATGAACAATATCTAAAATTGTTTCATGTCACTCAAAAAGTGTtataaattgcacttttcaacaTAATTTTAGGATGTAATTACATTTTTCAATAAAGGTAGAGgaattaattcaatcaattgaaaagtaaaGTACTTAAATTGCATTGTTTGctaaaggtttaggacttgatcaaaacaatttaaaagtttaggattgaatttcaTACATATAAGATTTCCTATATTTAAGAgttgtaatgcaattttttttccctaaggGAAACATCTCAGAGATATTAAGAAGTAACAGATGGAATAAAGTTATGCGTACGGTACAtgagaattttccctttttccactTCAACAAGAATATAAAGGGACTCCGCCCATACCTGCTTTCTCCATTAATTTTTGGTCCATGCACTTACGAAAGTTGAAAATCATGTCGACCTCAGTGTTTCAAATTCTTCTGCTTCTGGTTTCCCTCAAGTTGCAAGCATCAGGTGCTGCACCTCGACTTGCGAAGCCTAACTGTCCTGAAACATGCGGGAACGTAACCATTCCCTTCCCCTTCGGAATGGGAGCCGGGTGTTTCTTCGAGGAATGGTACCAGATCGTCTGCAAACAAAACAACACGGTCATTCTGAAGAAGATTGGATTGCGAGTTCTCAACATTTCACTCCCCGATGGATACGTGGATGGTATGATTAACATTAGCCTTCCTGTAATTTACTCAAATGCAAGCCGCGGGGGTGACGTACGTGCTGCGAGGGTGAGCTTGGAAGGAAGTCAATTTGTCTTCTCCCAGACAAGGAATGTCTTTACATTGGTCGGTTGCAACACCCTGGCCACAGTGAATACCACACAATCAGCTTTTGTCGGTTGCAGGTCGAGATGTGCTGGAACCAACACCAACTTTAGCTGGAATGGTTCTTGTTCCGGGAGGGATGGCTGCTGCCAGACTATGCTCCCCCTTAACCTTCAGGGCTTTAGTGTGGATTTCAAAGAAGAAGGTGGACATCAGGGGTGCAAGTACGCTTTCTTGAGGTCTGACTTTACAGGTTTAtatgatttgaaattgaatgagACGGTTCCAGTGGTGCTGGAATGGGGGATTGCGAACAATACTGGCTATGGAGACGAGCTTATCCAGCAGGCCAAGATTCCTACTTATCCTTCCGTATGTCACACACAAAGCGTTGCCGGCAGTGAAATGCTATTTACACGGTGCTATTGCTTAGGGGGGGATGGTGGTAACCCATATCTTATGGAAGGATGCAGAGGTAACACACTCCATGCTATCACGTTccgtttttattttattttgatagaTAATACGGAATGTGCTATCACATTCCGTATTTAGGGGCATCATCCAGTGAAGTGGTTTGTTTATTTCCAGATTTTTCTCTGAGAAGAACGCATTCACACTGTATAATGATTGCATACATGCTTTTCTACCttctttttgttagtttttctgCCCAAGATTACACAAAGTGAATGCACTTTCgaacaaaattgatcaaattacattgataataatttactGGAATTACAGGGGAACAGGACAGTCCTTTAGTTACAAGCACAATATTTTAGCCATGGAATTAACAATTTATGTGGAAATGTGACCtagttttggtaattttacTCAAGGAGATTGGTTTCGCTGTTAATATATTTGCTTCTGGTTTCACAATCATCAGGAGATGCACCTCAACCGCAAAGTGACTGTGCTGAAACATGCGGGAGCGTCACCATTCACTTCCCCTTCGGAATAAAAGCCGGGTGTTTCTTGGATGATTGGTACCAGATCGAATGCCAACAAAACAACACGGTTCCCATTCTGAAGAAGATTGGATTGCGAGTTCTCAACATTTCACTCCCTGATGAAGACGCGGATGGCATGATTAACGTTAGTCTTCCTGTAATTTACTCAAATGCAAGCTGCGGGGGTGACGGACGTGGTCCACTGGTAAGCTTAAAAGGAAGTCCATTTGTCTTCTCCCAGAAAAGGAACATCTTTACAGTAGTTGGTTGCAACACTCTACTGACAGTGAATGGTAAAGAATCAGCTGTTTTCGGATGCCAGTCAAAATGTGCTGGAACCAACTTCACCATTCGCAAGTATAGCGCTTGTTCCGGGGAGGACGAATGCTGCCAGAGTTCGCTCCCCTTTGACCTGCAGGGCTTTGGTGTGGATTTCGAAGAAGAAAGCGGAGATGAGGGGTGCAAGTACGCTTTCTTGGGGTCTGATTCAGGTGTTTATGATTTGAGATCGAGTGATAAGGTTCCAGGGATGTTGGAGTGGGGGATTGCAAACAATACCAAGTATGCACTTGACCTTATCAAGCAAGGACGGGGTCGCTATAATGAATCTTTCTACTGTACAAGATTTAAAAGTTTGAGCAGTGAAGTAGAAGGaattatatatagatatagaaGCTACAGCGTCAACAGTGGTGAAATATTATCTGCGCAGTGCTATTGTCGTAAGGGGTATCATGGTAATGCCTATCTTATTGGAGGATGCAGAGGTAACATATTTCATGCTATCACATTGGGAATTTAAGTGCACAATACAGCGAAGTGGCTTGTTCATTCCCAGATATTCCCCTGAGAAGAATTCATACACGCTGTTTAATGATaacatgtataatttttttttgttttttttggccCAAGAATGCACAAAGTGATGCACTTTTAAACAAAATTGAACTTATTATATTGGTAAAAATTTACTGGAAATAAAGGGAACAGGACAGTCCTTTTGTTACAAGCACGATATTTTAGCCCTGGAATTAGCAATTTTATGAGGAAATGCGACCTAGTAGCCTCCTTAATTTACTCAGGAAGATGGGTTTTGCtgctaatatatttatgatatcatTTGTCATCAGATAATAACGAATGTTATTCATGGTGCCCCGGGACTTGTGTGTTCGAACGGTACTCCTTTCGCTGTGTCGGTGGTGGAAAGACCAAGTTCATTCTTATTGGTAAGCAGATCTTTTAACCTAGAATTTTAGTCCGCTTCATGCTGGAGAATTGCTAGAAAAAGAACAGCATAGCATAAATTATGTTCAGAAAAGGTACATAAATAAGATTTACATTACCCTTCGTTCTAAAATGATTGTCCATTTGCTTGGTGATGATTATAGATAAGTTTCCATCAATAGTACCTATCAAAACAACCTCAAAACTTTCTTCGTACACTAATACTTATATTTGATAGCTAAGACAGCACTTAGAACTTTTCTAATGTTGCCGCTTCAGATCTATCAAAAGATAACCAAGGTTCCTACTTACTCCTGTCGTATTTGAATTGGAATTATTACAATCATTATCAAGATGAATGCTGGTAggatttttttcactttcatcaATGGTTATCTCATTTCCTAGTAAGGGAGATTAGTTGTACAATCCAGATGTATGTATAAAAATATTACCTGATGGAACTTAGCAGGAGACAAATTAATTATTCAAGATTGTTAAGaaaaatccacatgaaaggaGCTCAGGTTAATCACTCTTATATGATTTCCTCTTAATCGGATTcactaaaatattttatgataagACCTTATAGATAAAAGAAGGGTGCATTTTTTGGACTTTTGCCCCCTAATTTTTTGTAATGCAGGGGTTGGGGCAGGCCTTGGGGCACTATTTTTATGTCTTGTCTTATGGGGGCTGTACAAATAtatcaagaagagaaaagaaatcaagcTTAAAGAGAAGAACTTCAAACGTAATGGCGGTCTTTTGTTGGAAAGTGAGCTATCTTCTGAAGGCCATGTAGAGAAAAACAAATTGTTCAACTCCAAGGATCTAGAAAAGGCTACTAACAATTTCAACGAGGATAGGATACTTGGGCGAGGTGGACAGGGTACTGTTTACAAAGGAATGTTAACGGATGGAAAAATAGTTGCTATTAAGAAATCGAAAGCAATAGATGAGGGCAAAGTCGAACAATTCATAAATGAAGTCCTCATTCTCTCACAGATCAACCATAGGAATATCGTTAAGTTATTGGGGTGTTGCTTGGAGACAGAAGTCCCACTTTTAGTATACGAGTTTATACCAAATGGGACTCTATACCAATATTTGCATGACCCAATGGAAGAGTATCATGTCTCATGGGACATACGCCTACGAATTGCAACTGAAATTGCAGGAGCCTTATTCTACTTGCATTCAGCAGCCTCAATTCCCATTTATCATCGAGACATCAAGTCCACTAATATCCTCTTGGATGAGAAATATCGAGCAAAAGTGGTAGATTTTGGTACTTCCAAGTCTGTTTCCCTCGATCAAACTCATGTAACCACGTTGGTGCAAGGGACTTTTGGCTACCTAGATCCTGAGTATTTCCAATCAAGTCAATTTACAGACAAAAGCGATGTGTATAGCTTCGGAGTTGTTCTTGTTGAACTCTTAACAGGACAAAAGCCAATCTCGTCGCTAAGGGAACAAGAAGGCAGAAGCCTTGCTACCTATTTCATAATTTCAATGGAAGAAAATCAGTTGTTCGACATTGTAGATGCTCAAGTTTTGAAAGAAGGtaagaaggaagagattgcATCAGTTGCTGACCTTGCAAAAAGATGCTTGAACTTGAATGGGAGGAACCGGCCTACAATGAAAGAAGTGGCAATGGAGTTAGAGGGGATGAGAAAGCTCCCAAATCCTTTGGGTATTCAACAAAATCAAGAGGACCGGGAGGTAGCTGAATCTTATGCTACTACATGTAAGTCCAGCAAGTCAAATATTGACGCTGATGTCACTACATTTTCGGATGTGCAGCCATTCTTACCTAGTGAGACCTGGTGAAGATCTGCTTTGCCTCTTACACTTGTGAGTTATATTGCTGCGTTTGTAATGGAAATCAGTCTTCAgagcaaagaaagagaagagagaaatgaggaAAGCTTGTTAATTTACTAATAGGAGGATTTTGGTTAGTTATTTATTGGTAATGAACTAGTACTCGGTGTTTGGGATCAATGAACTATTAAGTCATGCCAATCCCAAGTTTATTCTAGTTTTGTAATTAGCATGATGCTGTGATTTTAGCTCATCTTGAGATCTTTAAATACTTGCTGTCAATTCGGTTGTTGCAAAACTTACATCTGTCATGCAGTGGACCAGCTTTTGCAATTCAATTAGATTTGTACTTGCtgagaaggaaaaacaagaatgaCGTTTCCCTTCCGAAAAGAAGGTGAACTTGCATCCGCCTTCCCCACCCGGCTCTTCCCTGAAGAACACACTGAATTGCTGATGGCATAAAGGGATTGTTGCCGGTTGCCGATGCTCCGACTACTTAGATCCTCACTACGTGATGTATCAAACTCACCACCCGAACTACATATATCAACATCAAAAAACCCCACTAGTTGCAGAATTATCTCTCCCGATCCTAGCCAACCTTACTTGTCAATTTTCAATGGCAAAAACGGAAACAGTAAAAAATCAATCGCGCATGGACCAACTTGTATATAAGAGATATTTACTCCTCATTTTAAGCATAGAAGATGTTGGGTgctctttttcatatttccattgATTTTGTCGCAATAGTAGTGTTTGATTAAATGCCCTTAAGGAACGTAAGTCATGTTGTTTGTAGAATAAAGTTCATGGGGATCATAAGTTGGTTTTATGTCTTCATTATTCATGTTGACATCCGAATTTTTGTAGACGTCttaaatatccatttattttgtaaaaatataaaaatctataaaaataataaaaataataaaaataaataaaaatcataagaatatgatgatgatgatgatgatgatgatgctaataataataataataataataataataataataaagaagtaatagtattaaaaaatgcatgagagtgaaaaaaagaagaagaaaaagatgaaaaatgaatgggAAAAGTCGAGTGGGCTCGTGTAGCACGGcccattcttttatttctttttgagcccactcttctatttttcttccagCCCATTCTTTTGGCCCAtccgaaattaaataaaagagaggCCCAACCCATTATCCCTTTTCTTTGCGCACGCGCGCCCGCACACGAGGGAGGGGGTGAACCCAGCGGCAATGGCGCCAATCCAGTGACGCTAGCAGCGATGACGCCAGCAGAAGGAATACTCCAGCTGTCGTCACTCATCGAGGAGTGGAGAAAGGAGGCAGCGAGAGGGGCGTGCAAGGcagaaaaggaggagagaagggCTCAGTTCGTGGGGGTtgggcaaataaaaaatatgataaGTATATTAGATGTATCAAAAGTTATATATGACGCTCACTTTAGTATCAAAAGTTTTCGTTTGTTCAATTAAGTGCTAAAtcagaagaaaaacaattacttTAATACCAACGGCAAAAAATTTCAGCCAAATTGATTAAGtgtcatttataattaaaattataatatgacttggcaaaatttttaaaaaatccgaTCCACGTGATATTTCCACATGGCATGCGTGGCATTAAAGTAATCTTTTTTTAACAATGACTAATActtgaagtgatcactttaaataaaatttgtcactaaaatgctcacttttaataaaattactTACTTATttatcactatttacaacttttggatAACATAGTTTAGGGGTTGTATGTTGACTAGGCAAACTGGCAAGCCACATaggattgaaaaaataataatatatagacaCGTCGGATTTTTGGCAATCCGAACTAcgattgacacttaaatgatcatttttttaaaagtactTAAGTAATATGAAAAAATCTTTAACACAAAAATGAGGTTCGTACACAACCTTTAGCACTTTTAGTATTCTTATCCCGAGAAAAATAAATGCAAGAGAGCCATTCTTtcgggaaaaaagaagaaaacaagagagaggagaggttGAGGAGAGGacatttttggtttttccctAGAGTGACAAGCGAGGTTGCTAGAGCTCATTTCAAAGCCGATCAAAGGTCCATGCAGCGTTGTCCttcatcatttcaattttttgtctagaaaatttcaaaaaaggacccaaaatgtcctcattttcttaaataaggactGAAGcgaactttattttaaataagagcctgaAGTGCTATtacttttctcaaataaaacccgaagtgaaatttttttttttttaaataaaggcttgaagtaACTATGTTTATTTTAAGTAAGGGCCTGATTTTTTGGCTATCAGCGGTATTTTCGTCATTTAccattttccctatttttctttctctttttctttttttttctttttttttttttttgtggttcttcttcctctctgtCAATGGCCGATCGGCCAACCATTGGTGATGGGTTTAGAGGGCTGGGTGAGGGTTATCCTTGCCCAATTCAACAAGGGCCACCCATGCCAGCCGTAGGTAAGGGATGGCGTCGCCTCAATGAGGCAACCCTCACGGCCATCCAAGAGGTCGACCCTCACCAGCCACAAGTGGGGGCTCCACAACCCTTGCTAGCGGTTGGCAAGGGTCGTCGAGCCCTCACTAACCCCAAGCGAGGCTGATACTCattagatttggtgagggtggcTAGTGCAAGCTTGGGCCCTCACTCACTGTCAGTTAGTGCTTGCGGTGGCTCTCATCAATCCTTCCCAGCAACCAACAAAGGTGGCCAAGCCCTCATCGGCCCTTCCCAACGACTAGCGAGGCTgatgtcaaaaaataaaataaaaaagtaaaaagaaaaaaattggctgAAAATGCTCTCAACCAATCGAAAAATGTAGCTAGCTGGCGGTCGACGAggtcaagcccttatttgaaataatcatggCTACTTGAGGGCATTATTTGAAACAAGCAAAGTCACTTCAAAtccatatttgaaataaaattcacttcagatccttatttaaaaaaatgatgacactttggattttttttgaaattttcatggaATGGCTTCAGCCTAAACTCTCTCTCCATCGCCAATCGAGATCTTGACTCGTCTAATATACCAATACCAAGTAAGATTCCCCTTTCCggaaccccaaaaagaaccgCCTGGGTTGATTCATGTCTTGGCAAAATCTTGTTAAACCGGAGTAATTTCATGTTGAGCTATAATGCTTTGAACTCGGAATGCGAGTTTATTAATGAACACCAAATACTCGATGTATTTCTTAAATGAAACACAGAATGTTTGAGAACCCCGAACTTGAATGGAGAATTTCAAGTGACTCGTGATAGACTGAGATGGGTTTTGCATGAAAATGTGTTGATTCCAGCCTTTATGCATCATGTCTAGTGTGTAAGTTGCAATAAATTTCGCTCTGGAATGCGTGCTTAAAATCGCATATCAACCGTTTGATAAAATGGGTGAGAGAATGCCAAGTATTGATTCATCATTGAATCCTGAGATAGATTCGTTCATGTTTGCTTCTGGGTTGGTTGAATCTGCTCtgatattcttttttctctttgtctggctatgtgattctctaggaacGATCGATCACCGGCGAGCGAGCCGAGAGTCCCCCCTTTGGCTGAAGCTCTCACTTCACATCAGCAAATCCTGCTGTCCAAGGCTACTCTTGTTAGGCCATTCTCTCCATATTCGTGTATTTATGTTCGCATCTTTTTCTGGTTTGCTGATTTTAGAAGCCATGGTTCGCTTAGTTTTTGTTTCGGTGAATTTGTTTTGGGCTGCCGGAGTAGATGGTCGTTGATGGGCCAGCGGTAGGTAGTGGTAGACGATAGATCGGCCAGTGGTGGCCTGAGTGGATGACCATGGAGGGTAAGGGttgtaagagttttctttatataggctacattaattaatattatacTTACCATTTTACGGCGTTGGTCTAATAAGGTAAGGCATAAGGTTTTCTTAATGGTCGAATATAGGCCTAGTATTGTGTGGACCGAGTTGGGCCCAGCCCGTGATGAGAGGGCATgtccaaaactctataaatagcgcTAAGGTCCCTCCTCTAGCCCTAACTCttccaaaattctctctcaactCACCTAAGGCAAGCTGTGAGTGGCGGTCTCATCAAGCCAGGAATCgagggtaatagaggagaagaTCTTCGGCGTTAAAAGCTCGAATTGCTGTTGGATTATCGTCATTCCGCATAAAGAAAGATGGATTCCAAATAAGGTACACAAATCTTTGTATTCTCTTCCTACATGTTTGGTTTTCTAGCTACGCCGATTGTGGAAAGCCGCTTCGATGGCCAAcatttggtattagagcattGTAGCCTAAAACCCAAACTATTGCTTCTGGCccgttttcaaaaaatttgcatgttgaaacttgattttgaaaacatattTGGATTCTTCTCGTCGAGCCGAGCATTTCGATGGGTGGCACGCCTCTGGCGGAGCCCAAATGCGCCGGCAATGAGAATTTCGGTTTTTGCCTACCCTCGGAACGTTTCGCctgtttttatgaattttggtCTGGTGAAAGTGAATTTTTATTGTATAAATAGCTTATACTCTTCAATACGAGCATTTTGATGGGTTGAACTTCTCTAGGCGACGCCAGAAACGGCCGCACGTGCTCCCACGCGCCGAGATGGAGCTCGGAGGCCGTCCCACAAGACGcctcgcgcgcgcgcgcgcgacGACACGTGGCTCACGCGCCTGCACACCCGCACATGCGTGCTGACGCATGGCTGACACCCGGCTTCGCACACACGGACCGCCTGAGCGGTCTCGCCACGGCCAACACTTGTCAGTGGATGACGTCATGATGATGTCACATAAGCCGCCTTACGTGCGACTGCCACGTGGCATGTGACGTCATCAATGATGTCACCACAGACTCGACCAATCGTTGACCGGGTCGACCCGACCCAGGTGGATCGGGTTGACCCAACCCTGGTTAACTCGACTCGATTGACCGGGTTGACCCGACCCAATTGACCGGGTTGACCCGACCCGATTGACCGTAGACCGATTCGATTCGTTGACCGGTCAGATCGGTCGGACCGGCTTCAAGCCGGTTCCTAGACGCTAGCACATGCGGCTCACACGCCACACACTCTAGCGACGCGTGAGGGCGTGTGTGATGTCGGATTGGCGCGTGGCTTGTACCGTTGTGCTCGTATAGATGTTCTCTACACTATTATTGGCTTATTTTATATAATTGATGATTTTATGAATGTGAAAATGCATGTGAAACCCTAAGGTATGTAATTTCGAGGGTattttttgcgtatttttcatgtatttctttatgattttggaaatacattaCGAGCTCACATGTATATCATCACATAAGGAACGTGTAGAGCATCAATTCATTGATAACATGTATAAGGTTTAGCAtgtattaatgaataaagttggcatgatatgtgattttagtgacgAATTGCCCTTGTCATCCGGtctaaaatcacatatataaAGTAAATGTGAGTTATAAAGTTATATCCCTGACATGAGAGAGTTCTAATGATTCAATTGGGTTGTGACCGCcaagtggcacacttgattggatttgagaaaCGTCGATCTCATATTTTGATGGGATGTCTCCTATTCCGATGCATGTTTATACTCTCAAATGAGGTAATTGTAtgttagttcat
This genomic stretch from Eucalyptus grandis isolate ANBG69807.140 chromosome 3, ASM1654582v1, whole genome shotgun sequence harbors:
- the LOC120291996 gene encoding wall-associated receptor kinase-like 5; translated protein: MSTSVFQILLLLVSLKLQASGAAPRLAKPNCPETCGNVTIPFPFGMGAGCFFEEWYQIVCKQNNTVILKKIGLRVLNISLPDGYVDGMINISLPVIYSNASRGGDVRAARVSLEGSQFVFSQTRNVFTLVGCNTLATVNTTQSAFVGCRSRCAGTNTNFSWNGSCSGRDGCCQTMLPLNLQGFSVDFKEEGGHQGCKYAFLRSDFTGLYDLKLNETVPVVLEWGIANNTGYGDELIQQAKIPTYPSVCHTQSVAGSEMLFTRCYCLGGDGGNPYLMEGCRGDAPQPQSDCAETCGSVTIHFPFGIKAGCFLDDWYQIECQQNNTVPILKKIGLRVLNISLPDEDADGMINVSLPVIYSNASCGGDGRGPLVSLKGSPFVFSQKRNIFTVVGCNTLLTVNGKESAVFGCQSKCAGTNFTIRKYSACSGEDECCQSSLPFDLQGFGVDFEEESGDEGCKYAFLGSDSGVYDLRSSDKVPGMLEWGIANNTKYALDLIKQGRGRYNESFYCTRFKSLSSEVEGIIYRYRSYSVNSGEILSAQCYCRKGYHGNAYLIGGCRGNIFHAITLGI
- the LOC120292264 gene encoding wall-associated receptor kinase-like 1 translates to MLTDGKIVAIKKSKAIDEGKVEQFINEVLILSQINHRNIVKLLGCCLETEVPLLVYEFIPNGTLYQYLHDPMEEYHVSWDIRLRIATEIAGALFYLHSAASIPIYHRDIKSTNILLDEKYRAKVVDFGTSKSVSLDQTHVTTLVQGTFGYLDPEYFQSSQFTDKSDVYSFGVVLVELLTGQKPISSLREQEGRSLATYFIISMEENQLFDIVDAQVLKEGKKEEIASVADLAKRCLNLNGRNRPTMKEVAMELEGMRKLPNPLGIQQNQEDREVAESYATTCKSSKSNIDADVTTFSDVQPFLPSETW